One Candidatus Ornithobacterium hominis genomic region harbors:
- the serC gene encoding 3-phosphoserine/phosphohydroxythreonine transaminase, with the protein MKKHNFCSGPCILPSSVYDEASRGILNFNDSGLSILEISHRSVAFQEILQGARNLLKELLQIPDSHSVLFLQGGASLQFSMAAMNFSRAESKTAYLDTGRWAKKAFEEAEKLNLAEVIATSVDKNYTYLPEFFKPLEKFDYLHFTSNNTIYGTQYQEFPSCEIPLIADMSSDILMREIDFSRFNLIYAGAQKNIGAAGSAIAIVNKEALNKHGRNIPSYLDYNMHVKEENTFNTPPVFAIYTAYLNLKWLKNQGGVLAMKQKSKEKSQLLYNEIDRNSCFRGTAAKENRSKVNVTFVLENEVHQAEFDEICQANGIENIKGHRTVGGYRASLYNALPIESVQALVNAMQELEKKLNQ; encoded by the coding sequence ATGAAGAAACATAATTTTTGTTCAGGCCCTTGTATTTTACCTTCATCGGTTTATGATGAAGCTTCACGAGGCATTTTAAATTTTAATGATTCGGGCTTATCTATTTTAGAAATTTCACACCGCAGTGTAGCTTTTCAAGAAATTTTGCAAGGCGCTAGAAATTTATTGAAAGAACTTCTGCAAATACCCGATTCGCATTCGGTTTTATTTTTGCAAGGTGGAGCCAGTTTGCAGTTTAGCATGGCGGCGATGAATTTTTCTCGAGCTGAGTCAAAGACGGCTTATTTAGACACAGGACGTTGGGCAAAAAAAGCTTTTGAGGAAGCAGAAAAACTAAATTTAGCAGAAGTTATTGCCACTTCTGTAGATAAGAATTATACTTATTTGCCTGAATTTTTTAAGCCTTTAGAAAAATTTGATTATTTACATTTTACTTCAAATAACACAATTTATGGGACTCAGTATCAGGAATTTCCGTCATGCGAAATTCCATTAATAGCAGATATGTCTTCAGATATTCTCATGCGAGAGATTGATTTTTCTAGATTCAATCTTATTTATGCTGGAGCGCAAAAAAACATTGGTGCAGCGGGTTCTGCCATTGCCATTGTGAATAAAGAGGCTCTAAATAAACATGGGCGGAATATACCTTCTTATTTAGATTACAATATGCATGTGAAGGAAGAAAATACCTTTAACACGCCTCCAGTTTTTGCTATTTATACCGCTTATCTAAATTTAAAATGGCTCAAAAATCAAGGTGGGGTTTTAGCAATGAAGCAAAAATCAAAAGAAAAAAGTCAATTGCTTTATAATGAAATTGATAGGAATTCTTGCTTTAGAGGTACTGCGGCTAAGGAAAATCGCTCTAAAGTGAATGTTACTTTTGTTTTAGAAAATGAAGTCCATCAAGCTGAATTTGATGAAATTTGCCAAGCCAATGGTATAGAAAACATTAAAGGGCATCGCACCGTAGGCGGCTATAGAGCTAGTTTATACAACGCATTGCCTATAGAAAGCGTTCAGGCTTTGGTGAATGCGATGCAAGAATTAGAAAAAAAATTAAATCAATAA
- a CDS encoding M28 family peptidase, with amino-acid sequence MIKDKFFTKSNLNFLEKYINTSSPTGYEIEGQLVWMNYIRSFVDEIRTDNYGTAYGIINPEADFRVIIEAHSDEISWYVNYITENGLLHVVRNGGSDQMIAPSKRVQISTKKGLVEGVFGWPAIHTRNKEKDAAPKVEDLWVDVGAENPQEVEEMGIHVGCIITYPDEFKIMNGKYFCGRALDNRMGGFMIAEVARLLKENKNKLDFGLYITNSVQEEVGLNGAKMIAETIKPNIAIVTDVTHDTTTPCMNKKKDGDLKCGNGPVIAYAPAVHHIIRDLIEETAIDKKIDFQRSALSRFTGTDTDAFAFSNGGVPSALISLPLRYMHTTVEMVHHQDVKNCILLMYESLLKIKDKHHLSYYKA; translated from the coding sequence ATGATTAAAGACAAATTCTTTACCAAATCTAATTTAAATTTTTTAGAAAAATACATTAACACCTCCTCTCCTACTGGTTATGAAATTGAGGGTCAACTGGTTTGGATGAATTACATCAGAAGCTTTGTAGATGAAATCAGAACCGATAATTACGGTACAGCTTACGGTATCATCAATCCTGAGGCGGATTTTCGGGTGATCATCGAAGCGCATTCTGATGAAATTTCTTGGTATGTTAACTACATTACCGAAAATGGATTGTTGCACGTCGTAAGAAATGGTGGCTCAGACCAAATGATTGCCCCATCTAAACGGGTACAAATTTCAACCAAAAAGGGACTGGTAGAGGGGGTTTTTGGCTGGCCAGCAATTCATACACGAAATAAAGAAAAAGATGCGGCTCCCAAAGTCGAAGATCTTTGGGTAGATGTAGGTGCTGAAAATCCACAAGAAGTGGAAGAAATGGGGATTCACGTGGGGTGCATCATTACCTATCCTGATGAATTTAAAATCATGAACGGTAAATACTTCTGTGGGCGAGCGCTAGACAACCGCATGGGCGGCTTTATGATCGCTGAAGTGGCTCGTCTACTTAAAGAAAATAAAAATAAATTAGATTTTGGTCTCTATATTACCAATTCTGTACAGGAAGAGGTCGGGCTCAATGGCGCCAAGATGATTGCCGAAACTATAAAACCAAACATCGCTATAGTAACGGATGTAACTCATGATACCACAACGCCTTGCATGAATAAGAAAAAAGATGGCGATTTAAAATGTGGCAATGGCCCCGTGATAGCCTATGCTCCAGCAGTGCATCACATCATTCGTGATTTGATAGAAGAAACCGCTATTGATAAAAAAATAGATTTTCAACGTTCCGCTCTAAGCCGCTTTACGGGTACGGATACCGATGCTTTTGCCTTTAGCAATGGGGGCGTACCTTCAGCACTCATCAGCCTGCCGCTTCGCTACATGCATACGACGGTAGAAATGGTGCATCACCAAGATGTGAAAAACTGTATTCTATTGATGTATGAAAGTTTATTGAAGATTAAAGACAAACATCACTTGAGTTATTATAAAGCTTGA
- a CDS encoding 4Fe-4S dicluster domain-containing protein: protein MAIKITDECINCGACEPECPNNAIYEGAMDWRFSDGTDVQGFFVGLNGHSADADAPQEPISDDYYFIVPDKCTECKGFHDEPQCAAVCPVDCCVPDEDHEESEDRLLEKKAMLHH from the coding sequence ATGGCAATCAAAATAACAGACGAATGTATCAATTGCGGTGCTTGCGAACCCGAGTGCCCCAACAATGCGATTTACGAAGGCGCTATGGATTGGCGTTTTTCTGATGGTACAGATGTGCAAGGATTTTTTGTGGGATTAAACGGCCACTCTGCTGATGCAGATGCGCCACAAGAGCCCATCAGTGATGATTATTATTTCATCGTGCCAGATAAATGTACTGAATGCAAAGGTTTCCACGACGAGCCACAATGTGCCGCAGTGTGCCCCGTAGATTGCTGTGTACCAGATGAAGACCACGAGGAAAGTGAGGATAGATTGCTCGAGAAAAAAGCAATGCTTCATCATTAA
- a CDS encoding NAD(P)-dependent oxidoreductase, with product MNILVNDGISETGGRLLLDSGFKLFTQKIPQNQLAEFMNKNHIEILLVRSATQVPMELIDAVPSLKLIGRGGVGLDNIDVDFAEQMGIHVIHTPNSSAISVAELVIAHMLTLSRNLHDSNRNMPLEGDTEFSQLKRLYANGFELRNKTIGIIGIGVIGKEVAKLAYGMGMKIIGADSDEEKAEKTLEIQFADQQKIKIKIPIFSLDEVLQKADVLSIHTPKADKYIIDEFALTKMKQNAILINTSRGGTVDEKAVIEAIEEGKLRGAAFDVFENEPQPEISLLMYPKLSLSPHIGGSTIDAQQRIGADLAQQIIDIFG from the coding sequence ATGAACATACTAGTCAATGACGGAATTTCAGAAACGGGAGGTAGACTGCTTTTAGATTCTGGTTTTAAATTATTTACACAAAAAATTCCACAAAATCAATTGGCGGAATTTATGAATAAAAATCATATCGAAATTTTGCTGGTGCGTAGTGCCACGCAAGTTCCGATGGAGCTCATAGATGCTGTTCCATCGCTCAAATTGATTGGCCGAGGTGGAGTTGGTTTAGATAATATTGATGTAGATTTTGCCGAGCAAATGGGGATTCATGTGATTCATACGCCTAATTCTTCAGCAATTTCTGTAGCAGAACTGGTCATAGCACATATGCTTACACTTTCTCGGAATTTGCACGATTCCAATCGAAATATGCCATTGGAAGGCGACACCGAATTCTCTCAACTCAAGCGATTATACGCCAATGGCTTTGAATTGAGAAATAAAACCATCGGTATTATAGGTATAGGAGTGATTGGTAAAGAAGTGGCAAAATTAGCTTACGGTATGGGGATGAAAATCATAGGAGCTGATAGCGATGAGGAAAAAGCAGAAAAAACATTAGAAATTCAATTCGCTGATCAACAAAAAATTAAAATTAAGATTCCGATCTTTAGTCTAGACGAAGTTTTACAAAAAGCCGATGTGCTCAGTATTCACACGCCCAAAGCAGATAAATACATCATTGATGAATTCGCCCTCACAAAAATGAAGCAAAACGCCATTCTCATCAACACATCACGTGGTGGAACAGTGGATGAAAAAGCAGTAATAGAAGCCATCGAAGAAGGGAAATTACGTGGAGCAGCGTTTGATGTTTTTGAGAACGAACCTCAGCCAGAAATCAGTTTGTTGATGTACCCCAAGCTCTCGCTCTCGCCTCATATTGGCGGCTCTACCATTGATGCTCAGCAGCGCATCGGGGCAGATTTAGCACAGCAAATCATTGATATTTTTGGTTAG
- a CDS encoding AMP-binding protein, with protein sequence MLIIDFSKPFKISENQATNEFEHSVLDFTEYYLCHDKILVQTSGSTGEPKDLVLSKKNMQLSAKLTGNFLSLKKNNSALLCLPMSYIAGKMMVVRAIELKLKLYCIPPKIKLQIPDNYDFAAMTPAQCEASYSELGKIKKLIIGGAAVKFDLRKKLEKISTDCYETYGMTETITHIAMRKIGQDRSFKVLPEMEIKTGEKGNLHIKTPYSDNWLETNDLVEITNDGFDFLGRLDDVINSGGVKINPEKVENILKPYIRGEFVISSISDEDWGEKIVLVVEQNQEVNLFKFSELNLSKFEVPKEVIFLEKFPRTHSGKIQRKKIKEFLKP encoded by the coding sequence ATGTTAATCATAGATTTTTCTAAGCCTTTTAAAATTTCTGAAAATCAGGCAACAAATGAGTTTGAACACTCAGTGTTAGATTTCACTGAATATTACCTTTGTCATGATAAAATTTTGGTGCAAACTTCAGGGTCTACGGGGGAACCTAAAGATTTGGTTTTGAGTAAAAAAAATATGCAACTTTCAGCAAAACTAACAGGAAATTTTTTAAGCCTTAAAAAAAATAATTCTGCTTTGCTTTGTTTGCCGATGAGCTATATTGCAGGCAAAATGATGGTGGTTCGTGCTATTGAACTGAAATTAAAACTGTATTGTATTCCACCTAAAATTAAACTTCAAATACCTGATAATTATGATTTTGCAGCGATGACACCTGCACAATGTGAGGCTTCTTATTCTGAACTCGGGAAAATAAAAAAACTCATCATCGGCGGAGCGGCAGTAAAATTTGATTTGAGAAAAAAATTAGAAAAAATCTCGACAGATTGCTACGAAACATACGGAATGACGGAAACAATCACGCACATTGCTATGCGAAAAATAGGGCAGGATAGGAGCTTTAAAGTTTTACCTGAAATGGAAATTAAAACAGGTGAAAAAGGAAATTTGCATATCAAGACGCCTTATAGCGATAATTGGTTGGAAACAAATGATTTAGTGGAAATTACGAATGATGGGTTTGATTTTTTGGGGAGATTAGATGATGTGATCAATTCAGGAGGTGTGAAAATTAATCCTGAGAAAGTGGAAAATATTTTAAAACCTTACATCAGAGGAGAATTTGTGATTTCTTCTATATCAGATGAAGATTGGGGTGAGAAAATTGTTTTGGTTGTGGAGCAAAATCAAGAGGTTAATTTATTTAAATTCAGTGAATTAAATTTATCTAAATTCGAAGTTCCAAAAGAAGTTATTTTTTTAGAAAAGTTCCCACGAACACATTCTGGGAAAATTCAACGGAAAAAAATTAAAGAATTTTTAAAGCCTTAA
- a CDS encoding DUF4294 domain-containing protein: MKLKILKYFLSLKFFLAAKIFLFAQEDDFDFQKQVSDSEIETRDWNLNQTIQLDELNAYTVTFEKEIEKKYYIWLEQRVDDVYPFLEKAVREYYFVRDSAELIQNRRAKKKFIKERYNQLAERYEEQLKKLSTSRGQILARLMHRETGKTTYDIIKELRGGISAFLWNTAGGAFDIDLKRKFEPEKNREDLYIAVIIQKGLASGKYRPIEKEFRLDKRVNPIMKALGREE, encoded by the coding sequence ATGAAACTAAAAATTTTAAAATATTTTCTAAGCCTTAAATTTTTTTTAGCAGCAAAAATATTTCTTTTTGCGCAAGAAGACGATTTTGATTTCCAAAAGCAAGTTAGTGATTCAGAAATTGAGACACGCGACTGGAATTTAAATCAAACCATTCAGCTTGATGAGCTCAACGCCTACACCGTCACCTTTGAGAAAGAAATTGAAAAAAAATACTACATTTGGCTAGAGCAACGGGTAGATGATGTTTACCCGTTTTTAGAAAAAGCGGTGAGGGAGTATTATTTTGTACGAGATTCGGCAGAATTGATTCAAAATAGAAGAGCGAAGAAAAAATTCATCAAAGAACGCTATAATCAATTGGCTGAACGTTACGAAGAACAGTTGAAAAAACTTTCGACTTCTCGTGGGCAGATTTTAGCTCGGTTAATGCATCGTGAAACGGGAAAAACAACCTATGATATCATCAAAGAACTGCGTGGTGGGATTAGCGCTTTTCTTTGGAATACGGCTGGGGGTGCTTTTGATATTGACTTGAAAAGGAAATTTGAACCAGAGAAAAATCGTGAAGATCTATACATTGCGGTAATTATACAAAAAGGTTTGGCTAGTGGTAAATATCGCCCCATCGAGAAGGAATTTAGGCTTGATAAAAGAGTAAACCCCATTATGAAAGCACTGGGCAGAGAGGAGTAG
- a CDS encoding FtsK/SpoIIIE family DNA translocase: protein MKKNTEKKKSLHQKYGVVQMVAGVLSLFLGFVFLLSFSSYLFNWEKDQSQLGAWDDPNIEVQNIFGKLGAWLGETFIHQSLGITAVFWAFWLLFLGAIFIFNLKKVKFLKITLNFLFFSIWVPVFLSFILPDSPIWGGRMGFEIKSYLMNLIDLLGIVLVLLFTLVLFVVFEWKITPETLKKVKKPIFENEIEENNHEEISEGLENNSNQEFSKGLENLEENSDVAKESSVQKILSLNKRKNINTEEEEDDASISPYLKENEEDNNDLKLKMSTAHPVEPDASANLDELGVETPQINEIIIEPDDEDDVAMTVETIEEDEVEIENLSQKLVQQFGEFDPRLELSKYQFPKIDLLYDYNKGKNLNIDQSELEVNKNKIVETLKNYKINIDSIKATVGPTVTLYEIVPEAGVRISKIKNLEDDIALSLSALGIRIIAPIPGRGTIGIEVPNNNPTMVSMRSVIASKKFQSSEMELPIAFGKNISNETFVADLAKMPHLLMAGATGQGKSVGINAIITSLLYKKHPAELKFVMVDPKKVELALYNKIERHFLAKLPGVEDAIITDNQKVISTLNSLCIEMDDRYDLLKDACVRNIKEYNEKFKARKLNPENGHRFMPYIVLVVDEFADLIMTAGKEVEGPIARLAQLARAVGIHLIIATQRPSVNVITGIIKANFPARVAYRVTSKVDSRTILDSGGADQLIGKGDMLYTKGNDLIRLQCAFVDTPEVESLADYIGSQKGYPDAFLLPEYEGEEGGSILDIDPNERDSLFDDAARIVVATQQGSASMLQRKLKIGYNRAGRIIDQLEANNIVGPFEGSKAREVLITDENTLEQLLKNQ from the coding sequence ATGAAGAAAAATACAGAAAAAAAGAAGTCTTTGCACCAAAAATATGGCGTAGTGCAAATGGTGGCTGGTGTCTTGAGTTTATTTTTAGGCTTTGTTTTTTTGCTTTCCTTTAGTTCCTACCTTTTTAATTGGGAAAAAGACCAAAGTCAACTCGGTGCATGGGATGACCCTAATATAGAAGTTCAAAACATTTTCGGAAAACTGGGTGCCTGGTTGGGCGAAACTTTCATTCATCAAAGTCTCGGTATCACTGCGGTATTTTGGGCTTTTTGGCTACTATTTCTAGGTGCAATTTTCATTTTTAATCTAAAGAAGGTTAAATTTTTAAAAATCACGCTCAATTTTTTGTTTTTCTCCATTTGGGTACCAGTTTTCTTAAGTTTCATTTTGCCCGATTCTCCCATCTGGGGAGGGCGCATGGGCTTTGAAATCAAATCTTATTTGATGAATTTGATTGACCTTCTCGGCATTGTTTTGGTGTTGCTTTTCACGCTTGTATTATTTGTCGTTTTTGAATGGAAAATCACCCCCGAAACGCTTAAAAAAGTGAAAAAACCTATTTTTGAGAATGAAATTGAGGAAAACAATCATGAGGAAATTTCTGAAGGCTTAGAAAATAATTCAAATCAAGAATTTTCTAAAGGCTTAGAAAATTTAGAAGAAAATTCTGACGTTGCAAAAGAGAGTTCTGTGCAAAAAATTCTAAGCTTAAACAAAAGAAAAAATATTAATACTGAGGAGGAGGAGGACGATGCTTCTATTTCCCCTTACCTAAAAGAAAATGAGGAGGATAACAATGATTTGAAGCTTAAGATGTCTACAGCGCATCCTGTGGAACCTGACGCTTCGGCAAATTTGGATGAGCTCGGCGTTGAGACTCCGCAAATCAATGAAATCATTATAGAACCTGATGATGAAGATGATGTTGCGATGACGGTAGAAACGATAGAGGAAGATGAGGTGGAGATAGAAAATCTAAGTCAAAAATTGGTGCAGCAATTTGGTGAGTTTGATCCTCGGCTAGAGCTTTCTAAATATCAGTTCCCAAAAATTGATTTGCTTTACGATTATAATAAAGGTAAGAATTTAAATATCGACCAAAGTGAATTAGAGGTCAATAAAAATAAAATTGTCGAAACACTCAAAAATTATAAAATCAATATCGATAGCATCAAAGCAACCGTTGGCCCTACCGTTACGCTCTATGAAATTGTACCCGAGGCTGGTGTAAGAATTTCTAAAATTAAAAATCTAGAAGATGATATCGCTTTAAGTCTGAGTGCTTTGGGCATACGAATCATTGCTCCAATACCGGGGCGTGGAACCATCGGGATAGAGGTACCAAACAATAACCCTACGATGGTGAGTATGCGTTCGGTGATTGCCTCTAAGAAATTTCAAAGTTCAGAGATGGAATTGCCCATTGCTTTTGGCAAAAATATTTCAAATGAAACTTTTGTGGCTGATTTGGCAAAAATGCCACATCTACTGATGGCGGGCGCCACTGGGCAGGGGAAATCTGTGGGGATTAATGCCATTATTACTTCATTGTTGTACAAAAAACATCCAGCTGAATTAAAGTTTGTAATGGTTGACCCCAAAAAAGTTGAATTAGCTCTTTATAATAAAATTGAAAGACATTTCTTAGCTAAATTACCTGGGGTAGAAGATGCTATAATTACTGATAATCAAAAAGTTATTAGCACTTTAAATTCTTTGTGTATTGAGATGGACGACCGCTATGATTTGTTGAAAGATGCCTGTGTAAGAAACATCAAAGAATACAACGAAAAATTTAAGGCTCGGAAATTAAACCCCGAGAATGGACATCGTTTCATGCCTTATATCGTTTTGGTGGTAGATGAATTTGCAGATTTAATCATGACGGCAGGTAAAGAGGTAGAAGGCCCGATTGCTCGTTTGGCTCAGTTAGCTAGGGCGGTAGGAATCCATTTGATTATCGCTACCCAACGCCCGTCTGTGAACGTAATCACAGGTATTATCAAAGCCAATTTCCCTGCAAGAGTAGCCTACCGCGTAACTAGTAAAGTAGATTCAAGAACAATTCTTGACAGTGGTGGTGCCGATCAACTCATCGGGAAAGGAGATATGCTCTACACCAAAGGTAACGACTTGATTCGCCTACAATGTGCTTTTGTAGATACTCCAGAGGTAGAAAGTTTAGCAGACTATATTGGCTCACAAAAAGGCTACCCCGATGCTTTTTTACTGCCCGAGTACGAAGGTGAAGAAGGAGGTTCTATTTTAGACATTGACCCCAATGAGAGAGATTCTCTTTTTGATGATGCAGCGCGTATTGTAGTTGCAACACAACAAGGTTCTGCTTCAATGCTACAAAGGAAATTAAAAATTGGCTATAATCGTGCTGGGAGAATCATCGACCAATTGGAAGCAAATAATATTGTGGGGCCTTTTGAAGGGAGTAAAGCTAGAGAAGTATTGATAACTGATGAAAATACTTTGGAACAGTTATTGAAAAATCAATGA
- a CDS encoding o-succinylbenzoate synthase yields the protein MKNLKCWFEPYTLIFRKPAGTSRGVLLTKKTYFIYLQQEEQTFVGEANLFQNLSFDDIFGYENYLRQACQQIENQSFEWEEWRRFPSIQFAAEQILIQQKNQKNILFNSEFVKGEKGIPINGLIWMSSPEEMQRQIEEKLKQRFHCIKLKIGVHWEKEKQILQSLRDKFSAEKLELRVDANGAFNLEEAKEVLKFLKALEIHSIEQPIRQGLKTEMKKLCAVGECAVALDEELIGITGNTEKQSLLQEIKPQFIILKPALVGGFQGSLEWIDLAKKNNIGWWITSALESNIGLNAIAQFTASLDTAIPQGLGTGGLFTNNIESDLEIRGEKLYKKC from the coding sequence ATGAAAAATTTAAAATGCTGGTTTGAACCTTACACATTGATTTTTAGGAAGCCAGCAGGGACGTCACGAGGTGTTTTACTCACAAAAAAAACCTATTTTATCTATTTACAGCAAGAAGAGCAAACTTTTGTAGGAGAAGCCAATCTGTTTCAGAATTTAAGTTTTGACGATATCTTTGGCTACGAAAATTATTTGAGACAAGCTTGTCAACAGATAGAAAATCAATCTTTTGAATGGGAAGAATGGAGAAGATTCCCATCAATTCAATTTGCGGCAGAGCAAATTCTGATACAACAAAAAAATCAAAAAAACATTTTATTTAATTCTGAATTTGTAAAAGGAGAAAAAGGGATCCCAATCAATGGCCTGATTTGGATGAGTTCGCCAGAGGAAATGCAACGCCAAATTGAGGAGAAATTAAAACAGAGATTCCACTGCATCAAACTGAAAATCGGCGTCCATTGGGAGAAAGAAAAACAAATTCTCCAGTCGCTGCGCGATAAATTCTCAGCAGAAAAATTAGAATTGCGCGTAGATGCCAACGGAGCATTTAATTTAGAAGAAGCAAAGGAAGTTTTAAAATTTTTAAAGGCTTTAGAAATTCATTCTATCGAGCAGCCCATTAGGCAAGGTCTCAAAACCGAAATGAAAAAGCTTTGTGCAGTGGGTGAATGTGCTGTTGCTCTTGATGAGGAATTAATTGGAATAACGGGAAACACCGAAAAGCAAAGTTTATTACAAGAAATTAAACCACAATTCATTATCCTAAAGCCAGCTTTAGTTGGTGGATTCCAAGGAAGCTTGGAATGGATTGATTTAGCTAAAAAAAATAATATTGGCTGGTGGATCACATCAGCATTAGAGAGTAACATCGGGCTGAATGCCATTGCCCAATTTACAGCTAGCCTCGATACAGCAATACCACAGGGCTTGGGTACAGGCGGCTTGTTTACCAATAATATTGAAAGTGATTTGGAAATTCGCGGCGAAAAATTATATAAAAAATGTTAA
- a CDS encoding acyl-CoA reductase, which translates to MQLEERIKIFSFLGQNLESFRTDLKQNQGDFFLKDLKNKMCLAEQINPWFTTDNQMYSFDSWSETLTEEKLKKWLKKLPKNTRPKKIGIICAGNIPMVGFHDILSVILSGNFASIKLSSKDNVLIPYFLDELSKIFKGLKNFYEFSPKIQEVDAVIATGSNNTARYFESYFKNIPHIIRRNRTSVAVFSGKETDADLVNFADDVFRYFGLGCRNVTQIFIPEGFDLNRIFKAFFPWKEIINHHKYANNYDYNKAVYLMNQYEIIENGFLLLKESDELKSPLAVLFYKRYKDMDEVRNFIAQHNEQLQCVVGNATNQIPFGQAQKPRLEDYADGIDTLTWLSSL; encoded by the coding sequence ATGCAATTAGAAGAACGAATCAAAATTTTTTCTTTTTTAGGTCAAAATTTAGAATCATTCAGAACTGATTTAAAACAAAATCAAGGTGACTTTTTTTTGAAAGATCTGAAAAATAAGATGTGCTTAGCTGAGCAAATAAATCCTTGGTTTACAACTGATAATCAAATGTATAGCTTTGATTCTTGGAGTGAAACTTTAACGGAAGAAAAATTAAAAAAATGGTTGAAAAAGCTCCCGAAAAACACTCGGCCTAAAAAAATCGGAATTATTTGCGCTGGGAATATCCCAATGGTAGGATTTCATGACATCTTGAGCGTTATCTTGTCGGGGAATTTTGCATCAATCAAACTTTCTTCTAAAGATAATGTCTTGATTCCTTATTTTTTGGACGAATTGTCTAAAATTTTTAAAGGCTTAAAGAATTTCTATGAATTTTCACCTAAAATTCAAGAAGTTGATGCCGTCATCGCTACGGGAAGCAACAATACAGCACGGTATTTTGAATCTTACTTTAAAAACATTCCACACATTATCCGTAGAAATCGCACGTCTGTCGCCGTTTTTTCGGGCAAAGAAACTGATGCAGATTTGGTAAACTTTGCTGATGATGTTTTTCGCTATTTTGGGTTAGGTTGCAGAAATGTGACTCAGATTTTTATTCCTGAAGGCTTTGATTTAAATCGAATTTTTAAAGCTTTTTTCCCGTGGAAAGAAATCATCAATCATCACAAATATGCCAATAATTATGATTATAACAAGGCGGTGTATTTGATGAATCAATATGAAATCATAGAAAATGGTTTTTTGCTGCTAAAAGAAAGCGATGAGCTAAAAAGTCCACTAGCAGTTTTATTCTACAAACGCTATAAAGATATGGATGAAGTTAGGAACTTTATTGCCCAACACAATGAGCAACTGCAATGTGTGGTGGGAAATGCAACAAATCAAATTCCCTTTGGCCAAGCTCAAAAACCAAGGTTAGAGGATTATGCTGATGGCATTGATACCTTAACTTGGTTGAGTTCTTTATGA